Proteins from a single region of Abyssalbus ytuae:
- the typA gene encoding translational GTPase TypA gives MSSIKNIAIIAHVDHGKTTLVDKILHHCELFRDNQETGELILDNNDLERERGITILSKNVSVNYKGTKINIIDTPGHADFGGEVERVLNMADGVLLLVDAFEGPMPQTRFVLQKAIQMKLKPIVVINKVDKENCTPEEVYEAVFDLMFELGAEEWQLDFPVVYGSAKQNWMSDDWQNKTENIEPLLDMVVEHIPSPKIEEGTTQMLITSLDYSSFTGRIAIGRLQRGVLKTGMNVSLVKRDGSIMKSKIKELNLFDGLGRKKVDEVHAGDICAIGGLEGFDIGDTIADYENPEALPTIAIDEPTMSMLFTINDSPFFGKDGKYVTSRHVKERLEKELERNLALRVEPTDSADKFMVFGRGVLHLSVLIETMRREGYELQIGQPQVIIKEIDGVKCEPVEELTIDLPEDVSGKAVEMVTVRKGEMLSMEPKGERMIIKFNIPSRGIIGLRNQLLTATAGEAIMNHRFLEFQPYKGEIAGRINGSLISMEKGTAIPYSLDKLQDRGKFFIYPGEEIYTGQVIGENSRSDDMVVNVTKTKKLTNIRSAGADDKVKLAPPIKFSLEEALEYIQKDEYVEVTPKTMRLRKIYLDENERKRMEKQLG, from the coding sequence ATGTCTTCTATAAAAAATATTGCAATTATTGCCCACGTAGACCATGGTAAAACTACCCTGGTAGACAAAATTCTACATCATTGTGAGTTATTTAGGGACAATCAGGAAACAGGTGAGTTAATACTGGATAATAACGACCTGGAAAGAGAGAGGGGAATTACCATTCTGTCCAAGAATGTATCGGTAAATTATAAAGGAACTAAAATTAATATAATTGACACTCCCGGCCACGCCGATTTTGGCGGGGAAGTTGAAAGGGTGTTAAATATGGCTGACGGGGTGCTGCTGCTGGTAGATGCCTTTGAAGGCCCAATGCCGCAAACCCGTTTTGTGCTTCAAAAAGCCATTCAGATGAAATTGAAGCCCATAGTGGTAATAAACAAGGTAGATAAGGAAAATTGTACGCCCGAGGAAGTATACGAAGCAGTTTTTGATTTGATGTTTGAACTGGGTGCTGAAGAGTGGCAGTTGGATTTTCCGGTAGTGTATGGTTCGGCCAAGCAAAACTGGATGTCAGACGACTGGCAAAACAAAACCGAAAATATAGAGCCGTTGCTCGATATGGTTGTAGAACATATACCCTCTCCTAAAATAGAAGAAGGAACTACCCAGATGCTTATTACTTCGCTGGATTATTCATCCTTTACAGGACGGATTGCCATTGGCCGTTTGCAAAGAGGGGTTTTAAAAACCGGCATGAATGTTTCCCTTGTAAAACGAGATGGCAGCATTATGAAGTCAAAAATAAAAGAACTCAATCTTTTTGACGGTTTGGGAAGAAAGAAGGTAGATGAAGTACACGCCGGCGATATTTGTGCAATTGGCGGACTGGAAGGCTTTGATATTGGTGATACCATTGCCGATTATGAAAACCCCGAAGCTCTGCCAACCATAGCTATTGACGAGCCCACTATGAGTATGCTGTTTACCATTAACGATTCTCCTTTTTTTGGAAAAGATGGTAAATACGTAACCTCAAGGCATGTAAAGGAACGTCTTGAAAAAGAACTGGAAAGAAACCTGGCCCTTCGCGTAGAACCTACAGATAGTGCCGATAAATTTATGGTATTTGGCCGCGGGGTATTGCACCTTTCGGTTTTAATAGAAACCATGCGCAGGGAAGGGTACGAGCTTCAAATAGGGCAACCCCAGGTAATTATTAAGGAAATAGATGGGGTTAAATGCGAACCGGTGGAAGAATTAACCATTGACCTTCCTGAAGATGTTTCCGGAAAAGCTGTGGAAATGGTTACCGTTAGAAAAGGCGAAATGTTAAGTATGGAACCTAAGGGAGAAAGAATGATTATCAAATTCAATATTCCTTCCAGAGGAATTATAGGGTTGAGAAATCAGCTTTTAACAGCCACTGCGGGAGAAGCCATTATGAATCACCGTTTTCTTGAATTCCAGCCTTATAAAGGAGAAATTGCAGGAAGAATTAACGGCTCATTAATTTCTATGGAAAAAGGTACGGCTATCCCTTATTCATTAGATAAACTTCAGGACAGAGGAAAGTTTTTTATATACCCGGGAGAAGAAATTTATACAGGCCAGGTAATAGGAGAAAACTCCAGAAGTGATGATATGGTGGTAAATGTCACGAAAACAAAAAAGTTGACCAATATCCGTTCAGCCGGAGCCGATGATAAAGTAAAACTCGCTCCGCCCATTAAGTTTTCCCTGGAAGAAGCATTGGAATACATCCAGAAAGACGAATATGTGGAAGTAACCCCTAAAACCATGCGTTTAAGAAAAATTTATTTAGATGAAAACGAGCGCAAGCGTATGGAAAAACAATTAGGATAA